A genomic region of Azoarcus sp. KH32C contains the following coding sequences:
- a CDS encoding GNAT family N-acetyltransferase has protein sequence MSELKIRIASGAAELSRDTWSDIGEPGHPFLNADFLRIVEERGVAAPESGWQPLHLVATQDGADVGLLPLYLKTHSHGDFIYDWSWSSVWERFGRRYYPRLLSGLPYTPVAGPRLLVSKRCANGDEVRKALVHAAREIVAENGFSTWHAALASPADIATFEEGGLLVSHDVQFQWTDAGFGDFDGFLQSFSAEKRRKVRAERRRAGQSGLRIDVRHGHEIRAKEWPALHALYKSTFDRFGNFAAFSAECFTELAKTLGDRMVVFTASDGELPIAVSLCFRSDDTLFGRYWGARRQVDSLHFELCFYQGIDYCLRNGLTRFEPGAGGEHKIARGFTPQIVRSAHWIPDMEMRRLIAPHLERQKGGIAAYRDEANTHLPFREVEDRLTR, from the coding sequence ATGAGCGAGTTGAAGATCCGTATCGCCAGCGGCGCCGCCGAGCTTTCGCGGGACACCTGGAGCGACATCGGCGAGCCCGGCCATCCTTTCCTCAACGCGGATTTCCTCCGTATCGTCGAGGAGCGCGGAGTTGCCGCGCCCGAGTCGGGCTGGCAGCCCTTGCATCTGGTGGCGACGCAGGACGGCGCCGATGTCGGCCTGCTGCCGCTCTATCTAAAGACGCATTCGCATGGCGACTTCATCTACGACTGGAGTTGGAGCTCCGTGTGGGAGCGCTTCGGGCGTCGCTACTATCCGCGGCTGCTGTCCGGGCTCCCCTATACGCCGGTCGCGGGACCGCGGCTCCTGGTTTCGAAGCGCTGCGCGAACGGCGACGAGGTCCGCAAGGCGCTCGTCCATGCAGCGCGCGAAATCGTTGCCGAAAACGGGTTTTCGACCTGGCATGCGGCGCTCGCGTCGCCTGCGGACATCGCAACGTTCGAAGAAGGCGGGCTGCTCGTCAGCCACGACGTGCAGTTCCAGTGGACCGACGCGGGCTTCGGCGATTTCGACGGTTTCCTGCAATCCTTCTCCGCCGAAAAGCGTCGGAAGGTGCGCGCCGAGCGTCGGCGGGCAGGGCAGTCCGGCCTGCGCATCGACGTCCGGCACGGGCACGAAATCCGTGCAAAGGAGTGGCCGGCACTGCATGCGCTGTACAAGTCGACCTTCGACCGCTTCGGCAATTTCGCCGCCTTCAGCGCGGAATGCTTCACCGAGCTCGCGAAGACGCTGGGCGACCGCATGGTGGTCTTCACGGCAAGCGATGGTGAGTTGCCCATCGCGGTCTCGCTATGCTTTCGCAGCGACGACACCTTGTTCGGACGCTACTGGGGCGCGCGGCGGCAGGTGGACAGCCTGCATTTCGAGCTCTGCTTCTACCAGGGCATCGACTACTGCCTGCGCAACGGCCTCACGCGCTTCGAGCCGGGTGCAGGGGGAGAGCACAAGATCGCGCGCGGCTTCACGCCACAGATCGTGCGCTCCGCACACTGGATTCCGGACATGGAGATGCGGCGGCTGATCGCGCCGCACCTGGAGCGGCAAAAGGGCGGCATCGCCGCGTATCGTGACGAGGCGAACACCCACCTGCCGTTCCGCGAGGTCGAGGACCGCTTAACTCGGTAG
- a CDS encoding thiolase family protein — MDREIVISAPVRSAIGRFGGSLKDVPASALGAHVVGATLRRSGVDPALVDSVVLGNVIQAGNGMNVARQAAVGGGVPVATPAMTVNRVCGSGAQAVVTAFAEIRAGMSRCVIAGGVENMDRAPYLLPAMRFGGRMGDAQVVDSILLDGLHDAFSGQHSGWHTEDLVRKFGLTREAQDAYAARSQRRFAAAQSAGYFAAEIEPLVLPSKKGSIEFAVDEGNRPDTTIESLTRLQPAFRADGTITAGNAPGVNAGAAAMIVSERSAAHDFGLQPMLAIRGVGLAGVEPGMFGLGPVPSIRKALDAAGWRIDEVDRFEVNEAFAAVALVVQSELDIDPARFNVDGGAIAHGHPIGASGAILITKVAHALHRTGQSKAVVSLCIGGGQGIAICLERI; from the coding sequence ATGGACAGGGAAATCGTGATCTCGGCCCCGGTGCGAAGCGCGATCGGGCGTTTCGGCGGGAGTCTCAAGGATGTGCCGGCGAGCGCGCTCGGCGCTCACGTGGTCGGCGCGACGTTGCGGCGCTCCGGCGTCGATCCGGCGCTTGTCGATTCGGTCGTGCTGGGCAACGTCATCCAGGCCGGCAACGGCATGAACGTCGCGCGCCAGGCTGCGGTCGGGGGCGGAGTGCCGGTTGCGACTCCGGCGATGACGGTCAATCGCGTGTGCGGCTCCGGTGCGCAAGCGGTCGTGACGGCCTTCGCGGAGATTCGCGCAGGCATGTCGCGCTGCGTGATTGCCGGTGGTGTGGAAAACATGGACCGCGCGCCCTACCTGCTCCCGGCGATGCGCTTCGGCGGGCGGATGGGTGATGCCCAGGTCGTCGACTCGATACTGCTCGATGGCCTGCACGACGCGTTCTCGGGGCAGCATTCCGGCTGGCACACGGAAGACCTCGTGCGGAAATTCGGTCTGACGCGCGAGGCCCAGGACGCCTACGCGGCACGCAGCCAGCGGCGCTTTGCTGCGGCGCAGTCCGCCGGCTACTTCGCGGCGGAGATCGAGCCGCTCGTGCTGCCCTCGAAGAAGGGATCCATCGAGTTCGCGGTGGACGAGGGCAATCGGCCGGACACGACGATCGAATCGCTCACGCGTCTGCAGCCGGCCTTCCGTGCGGACGGGACGATCACCGCCGGCAACGCGCCGGGCGTGAACGCGGGCGCGGCGGCGATGATCGTCAGCGAGCGCTCGGCGGCGCACGACTTCGGCCTGCAGCCGATGCTTGCGATCCGCGGTGTCGGGCTCGCCGGCGTGGAGCCGGGGATGTTCGGCCTTGGCCCGGTTCCGTCGATCCGCAAGGCACTCGATGCGGCCGGCTGGCGGATCGACGAGGTCGACCGCTTCGAGGTCAACGAGGCTTTCGCGGCCGTCGCACTCGTCGTGCAGTCCGAGCTGGACATTGATCCGGCGCGCTTCAACGTGGACGGGGGCGCGATCGCGCATGGCCATCCGATCGGCGCGAGCGGTGCGATCCTGATCACGAAGGTCGCCCATGCGCTGCATCGCACGGGGCAGTCGAAGGCCGTGGTCTCCTTGTGCATCGGGGGCGGGCAGGGGATCGCGATCTGCTTGGAGCGGATTTGA
- a CDS encoding sensor domain-containing diguanylate cyclase, whose product MSRDQASEPSYFLSTLTATKGQRRLASVIVALSLVGFVVIAPFAGTPLGAGEAFIPAYQSSLVVLDLITVALLLNQYSSFSAPSLLVLASGYLFTAITTVVHMLTFPGLFSPTGLLGSGPQTTAWLYMFWHGGFPLCVTTYALMKRRETHPPHPTTRLPVFVSTAFAIVLTVVTGISVLAIRGGSLLPPIMAGSQYTPAMTTVVSTVWLLSAVALLTLWLHKPHAVLDLWLMVTMCAWLIDVALSALLNHGRFDLGFYAGRIYGLFAASFVLLVLLAESGMLYKRLVRLTLMLQRLTTQDALTGIANRRAFDRALDLEWHLAMRSGLPLSLLMLDVDHFKAFNDTYGHVEGDKCLKTVANTLQASITRAPDLVARYGGEEFVILLPQTSVEAAGGIAERIRDAIATLAIPNRRSDTGHVTVSVGVACVRSAWIETERNHVHTVPAGGVLLVEMADRLLYQAKSSGRNRVVIGSCEPQPEVDAADDAVQIPPPSPP is encoded by the coding sequence ATGTCCCGGGACCAGGCGAGCGAGCCCTCCTATTTTCTATCCACCCTGACAGCGACGAAGGGACAACGCAGGTTGGCCAGCGTGATCGTGGCGCTGTCACTGGTCGGCTTCGTCGTGATTGCGCCATTTGCCGGAACTCCGCTGGGCGCAGGCGAAGCCTTCATCCCGGCCTATCAATCGTCGCTGGTGGTCCTCGATCTGATCACGGTGGCCTTGCTGCTCAACCAGTATTCGTCCTTTAGCGCCCCGTCGTTGTTGGTGCTCGCAAGCGGATATCTGTTCACTGCAATCACGACCGTCGTCCACATGCTCACCTTTCCGGGCCTGTTTTCGCCCACCGGCCTGCTCGGCTCCGGCCCGCAAACCACAGCCTGGCTCTACATGTTCTGGCACGGCGGTTTTCCGCTGTGCGTGACGACATATGCATTGATGAAACGTCGGGAGACCCATCCGCCCCATCCGACGACGCGCTTGCCGGTCTTCGTATCGACAGCCTTTGCGATCGTGCTGACGGTCGTCACGGGCATCAGCGTGCTCGCGATCCGCGGCGGGTCCCTCTTGCCCCCGATCATGGCGGGCTCGCAATACACACCCGCGATGACCACGGTGGTCTCCACGGTGTGGCTGCTCAGCGCAGTTGCGCTGCTGACACTCTGGCTCCACAAACCACACGCAGTACTCGATCTGTGGTTGATGGTCACGATGTGCGCCTGGCTGATCGACGTCGCGCTATCGGCGCTCCTCAACCACGGACGCTTCGACCTCGGCTTTTACGCCGGCCGCATCTACGGGCTGTTCGCTGCGAGCTTCGTATTATTGGTCCTGCTGGCCGAAAGCGGCATGCTTTACAAGAGGCTGGTGCGGCTCACGCTGATGCTTCAGCGGCTGACGACCCAGGACGCGCTGACGGGCATCGCCAACCGTCGCGCCTTCGACCGTGCACTCGATCTGGAATGGCACCTTGCGATGCGAAGCGGCCTGCCGCTTTCCCTGCTGATGCTCGACGTCGATCACTTCAAGGCCTTCAACGACACCTACGGTCACGTCGAAGGCGACAAATGCCTGAAGACGGTCGCGAACACGCTGCAAGCCTCGATCACCCGCGCACCCGACCTGGTCGCACGCTACGGCGGCGAGGAGTTCGTGATCCTCCTCCCCCAGACGAGCGTCGAGGCGGCGGGCGGGATTGCCGAAAGGATACGCGACGCGATCGCCACCCTCGCGATTCCGAACCGGCGCTCGGACACCGGGCACGTCACCGTGAGCGTCGGGGTCGCGTGTGTCCGGTCCGCCTGGATCGAGACCGAACGCAATCACGTCCACACCGTCCCCGCCGGAGGCGTGCTGCTGGTCGAGATGGCCGACCGGCTCCTGTATCAGGCCAAATCATCCGGACGGAACAGGGTCGTGATCGGTTCTTGCGAACCCCAACCCGAAGTCGATGCCGCCGATGATGCCGTGCAGATACCGCCGCCTTCGCCTCCATGA
- a CDS encoding SDR family oxidoreductase, with protein sequence MNEHNGSGIALVTGASSGIGATYADRLARRGFDLLLVARDEARLDAVATRLRRETGVHVEVLGADLTVASDLERVAHRLRSDEAISMLVNNAGMSAKGPLAGADHRALEAMIGLNVLAVTHLAGAAATAFASRGTGTIVNIASVLALAPELFNGVYSATKAYVLNLTLAMQQELGRQGVRVQAVLPGATRTEIWERSGTDIASLPQDMLMDVDEMVDAALAGLDLGEAVTIPSLPDVGEWNAYSAMRLNLAPRLSLRHAAARYATGAAALHADAA encoded by the coding sequence ATGAATGAGCACAACGGAAGCGGCATTGCACTGGTTACGGGGGCATCGTCGGGCATCGGGGCGACCTACGCCGACCGCCTGGCACGGCGCGGGTTCGACCTGTTGCTGGTGGCGCGTGACGAGGCGCGCCTCGACGCGGTGGCGACACGGCTGAGGCGCGAGACGGGCGTCCACGTCGAGGTCCTCGGGGCGGACCTTACCGTCGCATCGGATCTCGAGCGCGTTGCCCATCGGCTACGCAGCGACGAGGCAATCTCGATGCTGGTGAACAACGCGGGCATGTCGGCCAAGGGGCCGCTGGCGGGAGCCGACCACCGTGCGCTCGAAGCAATGATCGGTCTGAACGTGCTGGCGGTGACGCATCTCGCCGGCGCCGCCGCCACGGCTTTCGCGTCGCGCGGGACCGGGACGATCGTCAACATCGCATCCGTGCTCGCGCTGGCGCCGGAACTTTTCAATGGCGTCTATAGCGCGACGAAGGCATATGTCCTCAATCTGACGCTCGCGATGCAGCAGGAGTTGGGCAGGCAGGGCGTCAGGGTTCAGGCGGTCTTGCCGGGGGCGACGCGTACCGAGATCTGGGAGCGTTCGGGCACCGACATTGCGAGCCTACCGCAGGACATGCTGATGGACGTTGACGAGATGGTCGATGCGGCGCTGGCAGGCCTGGATCTCGGCGAGGCGGTGACGATTCCGTCCCTGCCGGACGTCGGGGAGTGGAATGCCTACAGCGCGATGCGGCTGAACCTCGCCCCCCGCTTGTCGCTGCGACATGCAGCGGCCCGGTACGCAACAGGCGCTGCCGCTCTTCATGCAGATGCGGCCTAA
- a CDS encoding TetR/AcrR family transcriptional regulator yields the protein MKVSREQAAENRQRVVEIAAKLFRERGLDGIGVADLMKSAGLTHGGFYGHFGSKEDLMAEACTRAMEGSLSTWRERIDAAPEKPLAAVAELYLSTAHCQQAGDGCALAALGSEASRHAPPVRHALTEGLRELIELLTTIVPGRSKAARRERALATFASMVGAIVLARSADDPALGEEILRSVSASILGSH from the coding sequence GTGAAAGTCAGCCGAGAACAGGCCGCGGAAAACCGGCAACGCGTGGTCGAGATCGCAGCGAAGCTGTTTCGTGAACGCGGGCTGGACGGGATCGGCGTCGCCGACCTGATGAAAAGCGCGGGACTTACGCACGGGGGCTTCTACGGCCACTTCGGCTCGAAGGAAGACCTGATGGCCGAAGCTTGCACGCGTGCCATGGAAGGATCGCTGTCGACCTGGCGCGAGCGAATCGACGCCGCGCCGGAGAAGCCGCTCGCGGCGGTCGCGGAACTCTACCTATCGACCGCCCACTGCCAACAAGCGGGAGATGGATGCGCCCTGGCGGCGCTGGGCTCGGAAGCCTCCCGCCATGCGCCGCCGGTGCGTCACGCGCTGACCGAAGGACTGCGCGAACTCATCGAGTTGCTCACAACCATCGTGCCCGGGCGATCGAAGGCCGCCCGACGCGAGCGAGCCCTGGCGACCTTCGCGAGCATGGTCGGCGCGATCGTGCTCGCGCGAAGCGCGGACGATCCGGCTCTCGGCGAAGAAATCCTGCGTTCGGTGTCGGCGTCGATCCTCGGATCGCACTGA